Proteins encoded together in one Chaetodon auriga isolate fChaAug3 chromosome 20, fChaAug3.hap1, whole genome shotgun sequence window:
- the prrt2 gene encoding trafficking regulator of GLUT4 1, translating to MAVNMMPCPTIWPGEEQPSLLDQEGSLASQAPISEPCLPVRGEQLIHSSSPASTRPPRSKSKGELVIVINEKLKNSNGIHPAPAESTSPVISSPPRRQHSISYPHHNKTRKGSRASSIGYTAFSPRPSLSRHSSIATNPPLDRTKVKDYLLLSVLACFCPVWPINIVGFVYSIMSKNSLEQGNLDGAVRLGRVAKMLSMVSLVGGTVIIIACIVNLAINVKT from the exons ATGGCTGTGAACATGATGCCATGTCCCACCATTTGGCCAGGGGAGGAACAACCATCGCTGCTGGACCAGGAGGGCTCTCTGGCGAGCCAAGCCCCCATTTCTGAGCCATGCCTACCAGTCAGAGGCGAACAActcatccacagcagcagcccgGCCAGCACAAGGCCCCCCCGCAGCAAATCCAAAGGAGAGCTAGTCATAGTCATCAACGAGAAGCTGAAGAACA GTAACGGGATCCACCCAGCGCCTGCAGAGAGCACCTCCCCAGTCATCTCCTCCCCTCCCAGACGACAGCACTCCATCTCGTACCCCCATCACAACAAGACCAGGAAGGGGAGCAGGGCGAGCTCCATCGGCTACACCGCCTTCTCGCCCAGGCCGTCACTTTCTCGCCACTCCAGCATCGCCACCAACCCGCCTTTGGACCGGACCAAAGTTAAAGACTACCTCCTCCTGTCCGTGCTGGCCTGCTTCTGCCCCGTCTGGCCTATCAACATTGTGGGATTTGTCTACTCCATCATG TCCAAGAACAGTCTCGAGCAGGGGAACCTGGACGGTGCCGTGCGTCTGGGACGTGTGGCCAAGATGCTCTCCATGGTGTCACTAGTAGGAGGGACGGTCATAATCATCGCCTGCATTGTCAACCTGGCCA taaATGTGAAAACCTGA